The stretch of DNA TGACGCGTCTCCTCGGGATAGCCTGCCAGGAAAACAGCAAATTTCCCGCCGTATTCGCTGCTTGTCATACTGGAAACAAGCGTGTCGATCACTGCCTGTCCATAATCATTTCCGCTTTGGCCTTCCCTTTTCAGACTGTACGCTTCATCAATGAACAACACGCCGCCGATCGCCTGCCGCACATAATTGGTTGTATTTTCTTCGCTTTGGCCAAGATACGAACCAACCAGATGAGAGCGGTTCACCTCGACGACATGATCGGAGTCCAACAGCCCAAGCTGGTGGTAAAGCTTGGCCAAAAGACGTGCAATCGTCGTCTTCCCGGTTCCGGGATTGCCGGTGATGACCATATTCAGACCCGGTTCATCCACCATCTGGAAACCAAATTGCTTCCTTTCCTGCTGATAGCGCAGATAATGGTAATAATCATGAATATATGTCTTCACATCCTGTAAACCTATCAGTTGATCCAGGGCTTCAAGCGGACGGCTTTCACTTGCCTGGCTTAATACATCAGGCAGTGCATCCTGTACAGCTTCCAGGGATTTCAATATCTGCAGGACGGTTGCATTCATCGCAGTGACAGGTGATCCTGTCTTCCTGTTTTCAATCGTTTCGATGGTCTGTTCCAAGAGTACCAGTAAATCCTCCAGTTCCTCATAGGAACGATTGTATGCCGCCGCCAATTTGCTTGCGCCATTCAACCTGCGTGGATAAGCTTTCATTATATCATTCAGCTGACCATACAAGCTTTGGGATTTCTTTAATTTTGCAGGGTCAAAATCTGTTTCCCGCACCGACCATACTGGCAAATCCGTATCCATCAATGCCTGATAATATTGACTTACCTGTGCAAATTGATCGATTTCAAGCACAATTGGATGTGTCCGCTCCGATTCTGCCAGCAGCTGTCTGCTGATCGGATCCTGCTTTTGCACACGCATGATCCGGTAAAAAGCTATGATTCGATACAAGCCCTGTTTTAGGGCTTCTTCCCCTGAATCCAGCTTTGATGCCATACGTAACGCCTCTATCTCTGATAGAGGCGGTGAGATGTCCATTGAACTCCATGCAATCACTTGTTCTTTCAGGGTTTTCTCTGTCTGAGCCACAAGTATGCCCCCTTTTCTACCATCATTTTAGCATACCGGAGCCATACAGGTGAACTGGTGTGTCCTTAATCGATCCATTCCTGCAGCTGTTCCTTCGTCACGGGACCGGGAATGATCCGCTGCTTGCCGGATTCATCGACCAGAATGGTAAAAGGAACCGCTACTTGGCGGAATTGATGCGCTACAGTACCTTCCACATCCAAATAGACAGGCACCTGAAGTGCGCTTTTCCCGATGAAATTCTTCACTTGCTTCACGCTTCGCTCACTCTTTGTCGCATTGATACTGTATACGCCGACCTTACTGCCTACCAGAGCACGAAACTCCTCCAGCTCGGATAGATCCGACAAGCATGTATCACACCATGTAGCCCAATACGTTATCACAACAGGCTTCCCATCGGCTGCTTCTATCAAAGCTTCAACCGATTTCAGCTCTGCTGTACCGGCTTTGGCGATGGTTGGAAAGATGAACAAAAAAGCGCACAAGAGGATCAGTCCTCGTTTCATGCAAATTCCCCCTTCGCCGTTTATTGTAAGCGGAAAGGAGTCAAACTAACCAAAAAAGAAGCAGCCATTCCGGCTGCTTCCCATAGATACTTATGCGTGCTGTAATTTGTCACGAAGGACCATGTTCAAGATTCCGCCATGACGATAATAATCGATTTCGACTTCACTATCGAAACGTGCTATAGCTTCGAATTCAGTCACTTTTCCATCTTCTGCAGTGGCTTTCACTTTGACGATATCACGCGGAGACACATTCTCATCGATTGCAACATCGATGCTCTCACGGCCAGTCAGACCAAGTGAATCAGCACTTTCACCAGGCTGGAACTGCAATGGCAGCACACCCATCATGACGAGGTTGGAACGGTGGATCCGTTCAAAGCTCTGTGCGATGACGGTTTTGATACCGAGCAAGTTCGTACCTTTTGCAGCCCAGTCACGGGAGCTTCCCATACCATAATCTTCTCCGGCAAAGATAGCCAGTCCAGTCTGATCAGCTTGGTATTTCATTGCTGCATCATAAATCGGCATCACTTCATCCGTCGGCCAGTATGTTGTGTAACCGCCCTCGGTTCCCGGTGCAAGCTGGTTGCGGATGCGGATATTCGCAAATGTACCGCGCATCATGACCTCATGGTTGCCTCGGCGGGAACCATAGGAGTTGAACTCTCGAGGTGTCACACCTTTGGCTTGCAGATATTTACCAGCCGGCATATCCTTGGCGATTGCACCAGCCGGGGAAATATGGTCGGTGGTGACAGAGTCGCCGAACTTCCCGATTACACGCAATCCTTGCAATGGCTCGACAGTACCGCTTCCTCCGGAGATGTTCTCGAAGAAGGTCGGGTTTTGGATATAAGTGGAATCCGGATCCCATTTATAGAGTGGTTCGTCTGTCGTAGCAATCGCATTCCATTTCTCATTGGAATGGAAGACATCCTCATACTCCTTACGGAAGATTTCCGGTGTCACGACTTCAGCTACTGCATCACGGATTTCCTTAGGAGATGGCCATAGATCCTTGAAATATACCGCGTTGCCATTTTTATCCGTTCCGATCGGATCTTTGTACAAGTCGATATCGACTGTACCCGCCAGCGCGTAAGCCACAACCAATGGCGGCGAAGCCAAATAGTTCGCCCGGACAAGCGGATGGATGCGGCCTTCGAAGTTACGGTTCCCCGAAAGGACGGATGCGACAGTCAAATCACTGGATGCAATCGCTTCCTCGATTTCAGGGGACAACGGACCTGAGTTACCGATGCATGTCGTACATCCATAGCCGACAAGCGTGAAGCCCAATTGGTCGAGATAAGGTGTCAATCCTGCATCTGCCAAGTAGCGAGTAACTACCTTGGAACCAGGAGCCAGGGAGGTTTTCACATATGCCGGGACGCTAAGTCCTTTTTCCACGGCGTTCTTGGCGAGAAGTCCTGCCCCGAGCATGACATACGGGTTGGATGTATTCGTACAGGATGTGATCGCAGCAATTGCGACAGCACCTGTTTTCATCGTGGATGTCTTGCCATCCGGATGGCTGATGTCCACCGATTTATCGAATTCACTCTTATCAAGGCCGAATCCTTGGTTGCCGGCTGGTGCCGTGATCGAATCAACGAATGATTTCTGCATGCCGGAAAGCGGAATCAGATCCTGCGGGCGCTTCGGACCGGATAGGTTCGGCTCCAATGCAGACAGATCGATTTCCACCAATTCTGTATACTCGGGATCGCGGACATCCGGAGAGTACCAGAAGTCGTTTTCCTTTGCATATTTCTCCACAAGATCGATTTGTTCCTTGCTTCTTCCAGTCAAATGCAGGTAGTTCAATGTCTCTTCATCAATCGGGAAGAATCCGCATGTCGCCCCATATTCCGGCGCCATGTTGGAAATCGTCGCTCGGTCGGCAAGCGGCATATCCGCAAGGCCCGGGCCGAAGAATTCGACAAATTTTCCGACTACGTTCTTTTGACGCAGCACCTGTGTCACTTTCAGCGC from Terribacillus sp. FSL K6-0262 encodes:
- the acnA gene encoding aconitate hydratase AcnA, with product MVGNNSYNAKKQFELNGKTYNYYQLKALEEKGLGTVSRLPFSIRVLLESLIRQHDGFAIKDEHVEGLANWGNGDITDVPFKPSRVILQDFTGVPAVVDLASLRKAMVDLGGDADRINPEIPVDLVIDHSVQVDKYGTQDALKVNMELEFERNKERYEFLNWAQKAFDNYRAVPPATGIVHQVNLEYLASVVHENKEEDGTYIAYPDTLVGTDSHTTMINGLGVLGWGVGGIEAEASMLGQPSYFPAPDVIGVKFVGTMPAGSTATDLALKVTQVLRQKNVVGKFVEFFGPGLADMPLADRATISNMAPEYGATCGFFPIDEETLNYLHLTGRSKEQIDLVEKYAKENDFWYSPDVRDPEYTELVEIDLSALEPNLSGPKRPQDLIPLSGMQKSFVDSITAPAGNQGFGLDKSEFDKSVDISHPDGKTSTMKTGAVAIAAITSCTNTSNPYVMLGAGLLAKNAVEKGLSVPAYVKTSLAPGSKVVTRYLADAGLTPYLDQLGFTLVGYGCTTCIGNSGPLSPEIEEAIASSDLTVASVLSGNRNFEGRIHPLVRANYLASPPLVVAYALAGTVDIDLYKDPIGTDKNGNAVYFKDLWPSPKEIRDAVAEVVTPEIFRKEYEDVFHSNEKWNAIATTDEPLYKWDPDSTYIQNPTFFENISGGSGTVEPLQGLRVIGKFGDSVTTDHISPAGAIAKDMPAGKYLQAKGVTPREFNSYGSRRGNHEVMMRGTFANIRIRNQLAPGTEGGYTTYWPTDEVMPIYDAAMKYQADQTGLAIFAGEDYGMGSSRDWAAKGTNLLGIKTVIAQSFERIHRSNLVMMGVLPLQFQPGESADSLGLTGRESIDVAIDENVSPRDIVKVKATAEDGKVTEFEAIARFDSEVEIDYYRHGGILNMVLRDKLQHA
- a CDS encoding TlpA disulfide reductase family protein; protein product: MKRGLILLCAFLFIFPTIAKAGTAELKSVEALIEAADGKPVVITYWATWCDTCLSDLSELEEFRALVGSKVGVYSINATKSERSVKQVKNFIGKSALQVPVYLDVEGTVAHQFRQVAVPFTILVDESGKQRIIPGPVTKEQLQEWID